One genomic window of Luteitalea pratensis includes the following:
- a CDS encoding argininosuccinate synthase, producing MSAASSSPKKIVLAYSGGLDTSVILPWLKSRYPGVKLYAFAAELGQGDELEAIEDKARKSGADGVLVKDLRKEFAEEYCFPMLRAHATYEQDYLLGTSIARPLIAKHQVLYAQKIGADAVGHGATGKGNDQVRFELTYQALNPALQIISPWKDPQFLADGLTDRETAIDYARKHGIPILQTKKKIYSQDRNLWHISHEGAEIEDPASEPNERVYAISVPPSKAPNRAEYVTIDFEAGVPVAVNKKKFHGRGHGLIALLNEIGGRHAVGQVTLVENRLVGMKSRGVYETPGGTILYEAHKALEQICLERELYHEKQRIALKYGELVYYGQWFHPLREALQSFIDHANKVVTGQVKVKLYKGRATAVSATSPQSLYDTNLASFAMANFDVTAARGFIDLFGLPMKVRGLRQQS from the coding sequence ATGAGTGCCGCATCGTCCTCGCCCAAGAAGATCGTCCTCGCCTACTCCGGCGGGCTCGACACGTCCGTCATCCTGCCCTGGCTGAAGTCGCGCTATCCCGGGGTCAAGCTCTACGCGTTCGCGGCCGAGCTCGGCCAGGGGGACGAACTCGAGGCCATCGAGGACAAGGCCAGGAAGAGCGGCGCCGATGGCGTGCTGGTGAAGGACCTGCGCAAGGAGTTCGCCGAGGAGTACTGCTTCCCGATGCTCCGGGCGCATGCGACCTACGAACAGGACTACCTGCTCGGCACCAGCATCGCGCGGCCGCTCATCGCCAAGCACCAGGTCCTGTACGCGCAGAAGATCGGCGCCGACGCCGTCGGTCACGGCGCCACGGGGAAGGGCAACGACCAGGTGCGCTTCGAGCTCACCTATCAGGCTCTGAACCCGGCGCTGCAGATCATCTCGCCGTGGAAGGACCCGCAGTTCCTGGCCGACGGGCTCACGGACCGCGAGACCGCGATCGACTACGCGCGCAAGCACGGCATTCCGATTCTGCAGACCAAGAAGAAGATCTACTCGCAGGACCGCAACCTGTGGCACATCAGCCACGAAGGGGCCGAGATCGAGGATCCCGCCTCCGAACCCAACGAACGCGTCTACGCGATCAGCGTGCCGCCCTCCAAGGCGCCCAACCGCGCCGAATACGTGACCATCGACTTCGAAGCCGGTGTGCCCGTCGCCGTGAACAAGAAGAAGTTCCACGGCCGCGGCCACGGCCTGATCGCCCTCCTCAACGAGATCGGCGGGCGCCACGCCGTCGGCCAGGTCACGCTCGTCGAGAACCGTCTCGTCGGCATGAAGAGCCGCGGCGTGTACGAGACGCCCGGCGGCACCATCCTGTACGAGGCGCACAAGGCCCTCGAGCAGATTTGCCTCGAGCGCGAGCTCTATCACGAGAAGCAGCGCATCGCCTTGAAGTACGGCGAGCTGGTCTACTACGGCCAGTGGTTCCACCCGCTGCGCGAGGCGTTGCAGTCGTTCATCGACCACGCCAACAAGGTGGTGACCGGCCAGGTGAAGGTGAAGTTGTACAAGGGCCGCGCCACCGCCGTCAGCGCCACGTCGCCGCAGTCGCTGTACGACACGAACCTGGCGAGCTTCGCGATGGCCAACTTCGACGTCACCGCGGCGCGCGGCTTCATCGATCTCTTCGGCCTGCCGATGAAGGTGCGGGGACTGCGCCAGCAGTCGTGA
- a CDS encoding hybrid sensor histidine kinase/response regulator — protein sequence MPDAPSPSASPTSAALLAAALGLCALGLVAILARLAGMPPGPFNVRVHPLAVSLMTPAVASILVGWQGRAWLATRLATVALAGTAIVCLLQVVFDVLPSLGPHLDALRLVMPARQAMLSIAVTALMGLPLPVGFARLASRTRVVQVWGSLLLALLATTSLVTWASPGAADSWLQYLLMSPQLSACCLMVAGAVLSDCIVHGEASWQGWLPVALTIFVSACAVIFSQALHSQEHASVRRQAAAEAFRLRKALLQQVAAMDTGLARVRARYESGAVDTQRAWEADAWEHLRGSEGVVTSLAVANPTGWPRWVVPASLQDHLRSTEALGARERRAAIARAVATHAPVAYSLSHALPAGPGGYSSVLGLRGPDGRVTGVLTASYSLAALLPRITQVSPYAVRVTSQDDVPVHSHQAAAPVSWSGQSFTETTTITVPGGARLQMHVTPTTVLLHDQLSGLPRLVLVLGLLLAGVAGVATRVYAVSRQHADALTTSNASLQASLRALAMVRDQLMASEVQFRGLFLTSPLGLMLSRGASQIEHVNPALLSMLGYTSDDIAMTAPSDLLTDPTLVDRQTDELQQRGSYGPYRTRLRMRQGGELPVLLTGTLMRDTQGVPMVWSFVQDNTVETVAEADRARYLAELEKQAVELAQARDTALAATAAKSGFLATMSHEIRTPMNGIIGMTGLLLDTPLSNEQREFGDAVRASAEHLLTIINDILDFSKIEAGKLALETVDFDVRAILEDALDLVAEPARKKGLELGGFAAPDVPQMVKGDPGRIRQVLLNLLSNAVKFTALGSVSVRVTVDEAIGSRSTIRFEVVDTGVGIPTHVQQRLFQPFTQADASTTRKYGGTGLGLAISRQLAEAMDGEVGVRSVPGQGSTFWFTIRAERVLPGNDGVITAQLRGRRALCVDDHEISLHVYRSLLTNWGVDVTCVSTPQAAMATLDQADAAGRPIDFAILDQQMPGIDGFTLGGLMRGRPTTAALPLLLTSSVVVPGGLDEATARGFAGLLTKPVKKRYLLQALTQALTLQTAPGSAIGVSTLGVASASPHAAPVRRMRILLAEDNPVNQRVAVRMLDKLGHRVDAVGNGLEAVEALGRLPYDIVLMDCQMPECDGYQATDLIRQREEHGSRRTIIVALTANAMEGDRQRCLDAGMDDYLPKPLRFDDLRAVLERQAALPTIVDAPAQPVTSRERRVH from the coding sequence ATGCCAGATGCTCCCTCACCATCGGCCAGTCCCACGAGCGCCGCCCTGCTCGCGGCGGCCCTCGGCCTGTGTGCCCTCGGGCTGGTGGCGATCCTCGCCAGGCTCGCCGGCATGCCGCCTGGCCCGTTCAACGTCAGGGTCCATCCCCTCGCCGTCAGCCTGATGACGCCGGCCGTGGCGTCGATTCTCGTCGGGTGGCAGGGGCGCGCCTGGCTGGCGACGCGACTGGCCACGGTCGCCCTCGCCGGCACCGCCATCGTCTGCCTCCTGCAGGTCGTGTTCGACGTCCTGCCGTCACTCGGCCCTCATCTCGATGCCCTCCGCCTGGTCATGCCGGCGCGGCAGGCCATGCTGAGCATCGCGGTGACCGCACTGATGGGCCTGCCGCTGCCCGTAGGCTTCGCCCGCCTCGCATCGCGGACCCGGGTCGTGCAGGTGTGGGGCAGCCTGTTGCTCGCCCTGTTGGCCACGACGAGCCTCGTGACCTGGGCATCGCCCGGAGCCGCCGACAGCTGGCTCCAGTACCTCCTGATGTCACCGCAGTTGTCGGCGTGCTGCCTCATGGTCGCCGGCGCCGTCTTGTCGGACTGCATCGTCCACGGCGAGGCCTCCTGGCAGGGATGGCTGCCGGTCGCCCTGACGATCTTCGTGAGCGCCTGCGCGGTGATCTTCTCGCAGGCCCTGCATTCACAGGAACACGCGAGCGTGCGACGCCAGGCCGCGGCCGAAGCCTTCCGGTTGCGCAAGGCGCTGCTGCAGCAGGTGGCGGCGATGGACACCGGGCTCGCGCGCGTTCGCGCACGGTACGAGTCCGGTGCCGTGGACACGCAGCGCGCATGGGAAGCAGACGCCTGGGAACACCTGCGCGGCTCCGAAGGCGTCGTGACATCGCTCGCCGTTGCCAACCCGACGGGCTGGCCGCGATGGGTCGTGCCGGCGTCTCTGCAGGACCACCTGCGGAGCACCGAGGCGCTCGGCGCGCGCGAGCGGCGTGCGGCGATTGCGCGCGCCGTGGCCACGCACGCGCCGGTGGCGTACTCGCTGTCGCACGCCCTGCCGGCCGGGCCCGGCGGTTACTCGTCGGTGCTCGGCCTGCGCGGCCCGGACGGTCGCGTCACGGGTGTGCTCACCGCGTCGTACAGCCTCGCCGCGCTGCTGCCCCGTATCACGCAGGTCTCACCCTACGCCGTACGCGTGACATCGCAGGATGATGTGCCGGTGCACAGTCACCAGGCCGCGGCGCCGGTGAGTTGGTCCGGGCAGTCGTTCACCGAGACGACGACGATCACCGTGCCAGGTGGAGCCCGGCTCCAGATGCACGTCACGCCGACGACCGTGCTGCTGCACGATCAACTCAGTGGACTTCCCCGCCTGGTGCTCGTCCTCGGCCTGCTCCTGGCCGGTGTCGCCGGCGTCGCCACGCGCGTCTACGCCGTCAGCCGCCAGCACGCTGATGCGCTGACCACGAGCAACGCCTCACTGCAGGCCTCGTTGCGCGCCCTCGCGATGGTTCGCGATCAGCTGATGGCATCAGAAGTCCAGTTCCGCGGGCTGTTCCTCACCTCGCCGCTCGGCCTGATGCTGTCGCGTGGAGCGAGCCAGATCGAACACGTCAATCCGGCACTGCTGTCGATGCTCGGGTATACCTCGGACGACATCGCGATGACGGCGCCGAGCGACCTGCTCACCGATCCGACGCTCGTGGATCGGCAGACCGACGAACTGCAGCAGCGCGGCTCCTACGGCCCGTACCGGACACGCCTGCGGATGCGGCAAGGTGGTGAACTGCCGGTGCTGCTGACCGGTACGCTGATGCGTGACACGCAGGGCGTACCGATGGTCTGGTCCTTCGTGCAGGACAACACCGTCGAGACCGTCGCCGAGGCCGACCGTGCCCGCTATCTCGCCGAACTCGAGAAGCAGGCCGTCGAACTCGCCCAGGCGCGCGACACGGCCCTGGCCGCGACTGCCGCCAAGAGCGGCTTCCTCGCGACGATGAGCCACGAGATCCGCACGCCGATGAACGGCATCATCGGCATGACCGGCCTGCTACTCGACACGCCCCTCAGCAACGAACAGCGCGAGTTCGGCGACGCGGTGCGGGCCTCGGCCGAGCACCTGTTGACGATCATCAACGACATCCTCGACTTCTCGAAGATCGAGGCCGGCAAGCTCGCGCTCGAGACGGTGGACTTCGACGTCCGCGCGATCCTCGAGGACGCGCTCGACCTCGTCGCGGAGCCCGCCCGCAAGAAGGGCCTCGAACTCGGTGGTTTTGCCGCGCCCGATGTGCCGCAGATGGTCAAAGGCGATCCGGGCCGGATCCGCCAGGTGCTCCTCAACCTCCTCAGCAACGCCGTGAAGTTCACCGCCCTCGGGTCGGTCAGCGTACGCGTGACGGTCGACGAGGCCATCGGCTCGAGGTCCACGATCCGCTTCGAGGTCGTCGATACCGGCGTCGGCATCCCGACGCACGTGCAGCAGCGCCTGTTCCAGCCCTTCACGCAGGCCGACGCGTCCACGACACGCAAGTACGGCGGCACCGGCCTCGGCCTGGCCATCAGCCGCCAGCTTGCCGAGGCGATGGACGGCGAGGTCGGCGTCCGCAGCGTGCCAGGCCAGGGCAGCACGTTCTGGTTCACCATTCGCGCCGAGCGCGTCTTGCCCGGCAACGACGGCGTCATCACTGCCCAGCTGCGCGGACGACGGGCGTTGTGCGTCGACGACCACGAGATCAGCCTGCACGTCTACCGCAGCCTGCTGACCAACTGGGGCGTCGACGTGACGTGTGTGTCGACACCGCAGGCGGCCATGGCCACGCTCGACCAGGCCGATGCGGCCGGCCGGCCGATCGACTTCGCGATTCTCGACCAGCAGATGCCCGGTATCGATGGCTTCACGCTCGGCGGCCTGATGCGCGGGCGGCCGACCACGGCGGCGCTGCCACTGCTGCTGACCTCGTCGGTCGTCGTGCCCGGTGGGCTCGACGAGGCGACCGCGCGCGGCTTCGCGGGGCTGCTGACCAAGCCGGTGAAGAAGCGCTACCTGCTGCAGGCCCTGACGCAGGCCTTGACACTACAGACCGCACCCGGCAGCGCGATTGGCGTCAGCACGCTCGGCGTGGCCAGTGCATCGCCCCACGCGGCGCCGGTGCGGCGCATGCGCATCCTGCTGGCCGAGGACAACCCGGTCAACCAGCGTGTGGCCGTGCGGATGCTGGACAAGCTCGGACATCGCGTCGACGCGGTGGGCAACGGCCTCGAGGCGGTCGAGGCGCTCGGCCGATTGCCGTACGACATCGTGCTGATGGACTGCCAGATGCCCGAGTGTGACGGCTACCAGGCCACGGACCTGATCCGCCAGCGCGAAGAGCACGGCTCGCGCCGCACGATCATCGTCGCGTTGACCGCCAATGCCATGGAAGGCGACCGCCAGCGCTGCCTCGACGCGGGGATGGACGACTACCTGCCCAAGCCGTTGCGCTTCGACGACCTGCGGGCCGTGCTCGAACGCCAGGCGGCGCTGCCCACCATCGTGGACGCGCCCGCCCAGCCCGTCACGAGCCGCGAGCGAAGGGTGCACTGA
- a CDS encoding cysteine desulfurase-like protein — translation MESVRSGFPALRRVHAGHPVAYFDGPGGTQVPQSVVDAISDYLLHHNANTHWAYPSSQETDALLRDARQVYAAFFNAPGPEWVSFGQNMTTITFHLARALARQWGEGDEIVVTELDHHGNVDPWRHAAADAGITIRTVPLAADGVSLDIEALASTLNGRTRLLAIGAASNAIGTISDVAEAARLARAAGALVFIDAVHYAPHELVDVPALGCDMLACSSYKFYGPHQGILCARPDLVASLDLPKLRPAPALPPDSLETGTQSHEGIVGAAAAVRFLASVAGPVPPASGALRDGLVASYAQLHADAMALTRQLWDGLVAIDGVTCYGRPPGQPRTPTVSFALEGHLSHEVAEQLVTSGLFVSSGDFYAQTLVERLGHGQDGLVRIGCACYTTPGEIDRLLAAVTTIAHG, via the coding sequence ATGGAATCAGTCCGCTCCGGGTTCCCCGCCCTTCGTCGCGTCCACGCCGGCCACCCGGTGGCCTACTTCGACGGCCCCGGCGGCACCCAGGTGCCGCAGTCGGTGGTCGACGCCATCAGCGACTACCTGCTCCACCACAACGCGAACACGCATTGGGCCTACCCGAGCAGCCAGGAGACCGATGCGTTGTTGCGGGACGCCAGGCAGGTGTACGCGGCGTTCTTCAACGCGCCGGGCCCGGAGTGGGTGAGCTTCGGCCAGAACATGACGACGATCACGTTCCACCTGGCGCGGGCACTGGCGCGCCAGTGGGGCGAGGGCGACGAGATCGTGGTCACCGAACTCGATCACCACGGCAACGTCGATCCGTGGCGCCACGCCGCCGCCGACGCGGGGATCACGATCCGCACGGTGCCGCTGGCCGCCGATGGTGTGTCGCTGGACATCGAGGCGCTGGCCTCGACGCTGAACGGCCGGACGCGGTTGCTTGCGATCGGTGCGGCATCCAATGCGATCGGCACGATCTCGGATGTCGCCGAAGCGGCGCGCCTCGCGAGGGCAGCCGGGGCGCTGGTCTTCATCGACGCGGTGCACTACGCGCCGCACGAACTGGTCGACGTGCCGGCCCTCGGCTGCGACATGCTTGCCTGCTCGTCCTACAAGTTCTACGGGCCGCACCAGGGCATCCTCTGCGCCCGGCCGGACCTCGTGGCGTCGCTGGACCTGCCGAAGCTCCGGCCCGCACCGGCGCTGCCGCCCGACTCGCTCGAGACCGGCACGCAGAGCCACGAGGGCATTGTTGGCGCTGCCGCCGCAGTGCGCTTCCTTGCCTCGGTGGCCGGACCGGTCCCGCCGGCGTCTGGCGCGTTGCGGGACGGGCTGGTCGCGAGTTACGCGCAACTGCATGCTGACGCGATGGCGCTGACGCGGCAGCTGTGGGACGGACTGGTCGCCATCGATGGCGTGACCTGCTACGGCCGCCCCCCGGGGCAGCCACGCACGCCGACCGTCTCGTTTGCGCTCGAGGGACACCTGAGCCACGAGGTGGCAGAGCAGCTCGTCACCAGCGGGTTGTTCGTGTCGTCCGGGGACTTCTACGCACAGACGCTCGTCGAGCGTCTCGGGCATGGCCAGGACGGCCTCGTCCGCATCGGCTGCGCGTGTTACACGACGCCAGGCGAAATCGACCGCCTGCTGGCCGCCGTCACGACGATCGCGCACGGCTGA
- a CDS encoding sodium-translocating pyrophosphatase, translating to MPVVRRLVTTALTLAGGLLAAVPALAQEHRPGGEANLILPDLNSAQFLGVGGHTLLLVGLLVSGLGLLFGLTIYQQLKGMPVHRSMREVSELIYETCQAYLQQQGRFLMILWLFIGAIVLLYFGRLAHTIDPITGADVYGFPPAKVAMILLFSLVGMGGSYGVAWFGIRVNTFANSRTAFAALEGKPYPCYAIPLKAGMSIGMALISVELLLMLVILLFVPHDYAGPCFIGFAIGESLGAAALRIAGGIFTKIADIGSDLMKIVFKIKEDDARNPGVIADCVGDNAGDSVGPSADGFETYGVTGVALITFIMLAVREPLVQVQLLVWIFMMRIIMVIASGLSYFINEAMAKARYGNAPKMNFEHPLTSLVMITSGVSVVLTYITSYLLIPTIGGDASLWWKLASIITCGTLAGAIIPELVKVFTSVDSSHVREVVSSSEEGGASLNILSGLVAGNFSAYWLGLTIVFLMGVGSFISAHGLEALMVAPSVFAFGLVAFGFLGMGPVTIAVDSYGPVTDNAQSVFELSTIETVPGIGAEIKKDFGFTPDFERAKQFLEENDGAGNTFKATAKPVLIGTAVVGAATMIFSIVMVLTEGLRPELVARLSILHPPFLLGLITGGSIIYWFTGASMQAVTTGAYRAVEFIKANINLDSGAEKASVEDSRKVVAICTKYAQMGMFNIFLGVFFGTLAFAFYEPFFFIGYLVSIALFGLYQAIFMANAGGAWDNAKKIVETELKAKGTPLHDATVVGDTVGDPFKDTSSVAMNPVIKFTTLFGLLAVELAVSMKGDDYAHTPITMAMTVVFLLVSMYFVHRSFYGMRISKKA from the coding sequence ATGCCTGTAGTACGTAGACTGGTCACGACTGCACTGACCCTCGCGGGTGGCCTGCTGGCCGCCGTCCCGGCCCTGGCCCAGGAGCATCGCCCCGGCGGCGAAGCCAACCTGATTCTTCCCGACCTGAACTCGGCCCAGTTCCTGGGTGTGGGCGGCCACACACTGCTGCTCGTCGGCCTGCTGGTGAGCGGGCTCGGGCTGCTGTTCGGCCTGACGATTTACCAGCAGTTGAAGGGCATGCCCGTCCATCGGTCGATGCGCGAGGTCTCGGAACTGATTTACGAGACCTGCCAGGCGTACCTGCAACAGCAGGGCCGCTTCCTGATGATCCTCTGGCTGTTCATCGGCGCGATCGTGCTGCTGTACTTCGGGCGGCTCGCGCACACCATCGATCCGATCACCGGCGCCGACGTGTACGGCTTCCCGCCGGCGAAGGTCGCGATGATCCTGCTGTTCTCGCTCGTCGGCATGGGCGGATCGTACGGCGTCGCGTGGTTCGGCATCCGCGTCAACACGTTTGCCAATTCGCGCACCGCGTTCGCGGCGCTCGAGGGCAAGCCGTACCCGTGCTACGCCATTCCGCTGAAGGCCGGGATGAGCATCGGCATGGCGCTCATCTCGGTCGAACTGCTGCTGATGCTGGTCATCCTGCTGTTCGTGCCGCACGACTACGCCGGTCCCTGCTTCATCGGCTTTGCCATCGGCGAATCGCTCGGCGCGGCGGCTCTGCGCATCGCCGGCGGCATCTTCACCAAGATCGCCGACATCGGCTCGGACCTGATGAAGATCGTCTTCAAGATCAAGGAAGACGACGCGCGCAATCCCGGCGTGATCGCCGACTGCGTGGGCGACAACGCCGGCGACTCGGTCGGCCCGAGCGCGGACGGCTTCGAGACCTACGGCGTGACTGGCGTGGCGCTCATCACCTTCATCATGCTGGCCGTCCGCGAGCCGCTGGTGCAGGTGCAGCTGCTGGTGTGGATCTTCATGATGCGCATCATCATGGTGATCGCCAGCGGGCTGTCGTACTTCATCAACGAGGCGATGGCGAAGGCGCGCTACGGCAACGCCCCGAAAATGAACTTCGAGCACCCGCTGACGAGCCTCGTGATGATCACCTCGGGCGTGTCGGTGGTGCTGACCTACATCACGTCGTACCTGCTGATCCCGACGATCGGCGGCGACGCCAGCCTGTGGTGGAAGCTGGCCAGCATCATCACGTGCGGCACGCTCGCGGGCGCGATCATTCCGGAACTGGTGAAGGTGTTCACGTCGGTGGACTCGAGCCATGTCCGCGAAGTCGTGAGCAGCTCCGAAGAGGGCGGCGCTTCCCTGAACATCCTGTCCGGCCTGGTCGCCGGGAACTTCTCGGCCTACTGGCTGGGCCTGACGATCGTGTTCCTGATGGGCGTCGGCTCGTTCATCAGCGCACACGGGCTCGAGGCACTGATGGTCGCGCCGTCGGTGTTCGCCTTCGGCCTGGTGGCCTTCGGCTTCCTCGGCATGGGGCCGGTGACCATCGCCGTCGACTCGTACGGTCCGGTGACCGACAACGCCCAGTCGGTCTTCGAACTCTCGACCATCGAGACCGTGCCCGGCATCGGCGCCGAGATCAAGAAGGACTTCGGATTCACGCCGGACTTCGAGCGTGCCAAGCAGTTCCTCGAGGAGAACGACGGCGCCGGCAACACCTTCAAGGCCACCGCGAAGCCGGTGCTGATCGGCACTGCCGTGGTCGGCGCCGCGACGATGATCTTCTCGATCGTGATGGTGCTGACCGAGGGCCTGCGGCCGGAACTGGTGGCGCGGTTGTCGATCCTGCACCCGCCGTTCCTGCTCGGCCTCATCACCGGCGGCTCGATCATCTACTGGTTCACCGGCGCCTCGATGCAGGCCGTGACGACGGGCGCGTATCGCGCCGTCGAGTTCATCAAGGCCAACATCAACCTGGATAGCGGTGCCGAGAAGGCATCGGTCGAGGACAGCCGCAAGGTCGTGGCCATCTGCACCAAGTACGCGCAGATGGGGATGTTCAACATCTTCCTCGGCGTGTTCTTCGGCACCCTGGCGTTTGCCTTCTACGAGCCGTTCTTCTTCATCGGCTACCTCGTGTCGATCGCGCTCTTCGGTCTGTACCAGGCGATCTTCATGGCCAACGCCGGCGGCGCGTGGGACAACGCCAAGAAGATCGTCGAGACCGAGCTCAAGGCCAAGGGCACACCGCTGCACGACGCCACCGTCGTCGGCGACACCGTTGGCGATCCGTTCAAGGACACGTCGTCGGTCGCCATGAACCCGGTGATCAAGTTCACGACGCTGTTCGGCCTGCTGGCGGTGGAACTCGCGGTGAGCATGAAGGGCGACGACTACGCGCACACGCCCATCACGATGGCCATGACGGTCGTGTTCCTGCTGGTCTCGATGTACTTCGTGCACCGCTCGTTCTACGGGATGCGGATTTCGAAGAAGGCATGA
- a CDS encoding NfeD family protein: MIWWYWVVLGLLLLGLELATPGGFFLLFFGVGALLVGGLVTIGAGGPAWVQWLLFTVLSVAALVFFRTPLLRLMQARTPRSGDIDSLRGEVAVAMDGIPAGGLGRAQLRGTVWTARNLGTAPITPGERCLVTSVDGLTISIRREGAL; encoded by the coding sequence ATGATCTGGTGGTACTGGGTGGTGCTCGGCCTGCTGCTCCTGGGGCTGGAGCTCGCGACCCCTGGCGGGTTCTTCCTCCTCTTCTTCGGCGTCGGGGCGCTCCTGGTTGGCGGCCTGGTGACGATTGGAGCTGGCGGCCCGGCGTGGGTGCAGTGGCTGCTGTTCACCGTGCTCTCGGTGGCGGCCCTCGTGTTCTTTCGGACGCCTCTGCTGCGTTTGATGCAAGCAAGGACTCCCCGATCGGGCGACATCGACTCCCTTCGCGGCGAGGTCGCGGTCGCCATGGACGGCATCCCGGCCGGCGGCCTGGGCCGCGCCCAGTTGCGCGGAACGGTCTGGACGGCTCGTAATCTCGGGACGGCCCCGATCACGCCAGGCGAGCGGTGCCTGGTGACCTCGGTGGACGGCCTGACCATCTCAATCCGCCGCGAAGGAGCGCTCTGA
- a CDS encoding SPFH domain-containing protein: MEGLIVLVIFAILVLVIVAKTAIVVPQQSAYVVERLGRYAGTLDAGFHILVPFIDVVRYKHSLKENAIDIPAQVCITRDNVQVGVDGVLYLKVMNPERASYGIQDYHFAISQLAQTTLRSEVGKIDLDKTFEERTNINTQVVSEVDKATDPWGVKVLRYEIKNITPPSDVLAAMEKQMRAEREKRAVILTSEGQRDAAVNTAEGAKQEVIKASEARRQQQINEAEGQASAIMAVARATAEGIREVASAMQMPGGTEAVQLRVAEQYITQFGHLAKTNNTMIIPATTSDIGGMIATAMQVVKKTS; this comes from the coding sequence GTGGAAGGCCTGATTGTCCTCGTCATCTTTGCGATTCTCGTCCTGGTCATCGTGGCCAAGACGGCGATCGTCGTCCCCCAGCAGAGCGCCTATGTAGTCGAGCGCCTCGGGCGCTATGCCGGCACGCTCGATGCCGGCTTCCACATTCTGGTCCCGTTCATCGATGTCGTCCGCTACAAGCACTCGCTGAAGGAGAACGCGATCGACATCCCGGCCCAGGTGTGCATCACCCGCGACAACGTGCAGGTCGGCGTCGACGGCGTGCTCTATCTCAAGGTGATGAATCCGGAACGCGCCTCCTACGGCATCCAGGACTATCACTTCGCAATCTCGCAGCTGGCGCAGACGACGCTGCGCAGTGAAGTCGGCAAGATCGACCTCGACAAGACCTTCGAGGAACGCACCAACATCAACACGCAGGTGGTGAGCGAGGTCGACAAGGCCACCGACCCGTGGGGCGTGAAGGTGCTCCGCTACGAGATCAAGAACATCACGCCGCCCTCCGACGTGCTCGCCGCGATGGAGAAGCAGATGCGGGCCGAGCGCGAGAAGCGCGCGGTGATTCTGACCTCCGAAGGCCAGCGCGATGCCGCCGTCAACACCGCCGAGGGCGCCAAGCAGGAAGTGATCAAGGCGTCGGAAGCGCGGCGGCAGCAGCAGATCAACGAGGCCGAGGGTCAGGCGTCGGCGATCATGGCCGTCGCCCGCGCCACCGCCGAAGGCATCCGCGAAGTGGCGTCGGCGATGCAGATGCCGGGTGGCACCGAGGCCGTGCAGTTGCGGGTCGCCGAGCAGTACATCACCCAGTTCGGCCACCTGGCCAAGACCAACAACACGATGATCATCCCGGCCACGACCAGCGACATCGGCGGCATGATCGCGACCGCGATGCAGGTGGTCAAGAAGACGTCGTGA